Genomic DNA from Meleagris gallopavo isolate NT-WF06-2002-E0010 breed Aviagen turkey brand Nicholas breeding stock unplaced genomic scaffold, Turkey_5.1 ChrUn_random_7180001889423, whole genome shotgun sequence:
CCTGCCGCTGCCCAGCGAAGCGTGCGGCTCCCCGCCGCCCCCCTCCTTCAAGAGGCGCAACGAGAAGAACACGGAAGCCAAGCGGAGGATGGCTCTGTCCCGGGAGAGGAAGACTGTCAAGACCCTGGGCATCATTATGGGCACCTTCATCCTCTGCTGGCTGCCGTTCTTCATCGTGGCGTTGGTCCTGCCCTTTTGTGACAGTAAGTGCTACATGCCCGAGTGGCTGGGG
This window encodes:
- the LOC109364677 gene encoding 5-hydroxytryptamine receptor 1A-like, with protein sequence PLPSEACGSPPPPSFKRRNEKNTEAKRRMALSRERKTVKTLGIIMGTFILCWLPFFIVALVLPFCDSKCYMPEWLGAVINWLGYSNSLLNPIIYAYFNKDFQSAFKKIIKCKFCRQ